The Podospora pseudocomata strain CBS 415.72m chromosome 3, whole genome shotgun sequence genome window below encodes:
- a CDS encoding hypothetical protein (EggNog:ENOG503NZ4W; COG:U) has protein sequence MDEFEERGPRRAHGGPYTSKHPVPTIRGYREHRAEIKQRQEQAAANEIEAIPTGDNNPDDPDDNTTHPAAGGIDSANGNTDLKSKGKRAYQSIKTIAKDEDQNSDKQTPYRSVNRHTIPQDEREALKQQSDADETSGQETATDGDDELETDPKEKSATETAAATISPKEKRKAMKKAHKGKKRRKGRKVTDPVTHLPVVIHDMTDGDLKAVGSDSGVSGLSSDDEGGDEELMQGLFPPPDLKHTKKELGRVYRKAVSVYGIAIGVILGLVVLGLGWGAVLEQRQNWTQSAFITATAVIAVTALATIGLAQGLSFWISKKVDQILEDQVWDADREQEMSLNNRSSDNLPESVAWLNSLLGSIWPLINPDLFASLVDTLEDVMQASLPRVIRMVSVDDIGQGSEGVRILGVKWLPTAKAAESVSHDDGDGEEEMEAEEGDFVNLELAFAYRAQKSGKTIKSKAKNAHLYLKFYLPGGLAVPVWVELKGLVGVMRFRLQLTPDPPFFELCTLTFLGQPRADISCVPLSKHSLNLMNVPLISGFVQSAMDAALAEYVAPKSLTLNLKDMLVGDDFKKDTVSRGVVAVHIDRARGFKEGDSGLGLIKPGSSDSYVSVSWGKFGKPVGSTRIIKSDQSPNWNEWIFVLVSPDEINAEETLRIQLWDSDKHTADDDLGKVEVTLKELMHGQDTRNKMCEREDDLHADDPDEKLPGQLKWSVGYFSKAHIQQCQLDRQTVDPSIRTVEDLKKKTKEQTKHKLREALDASSKEETDELAQQEVQDLKEMEDMMIISAPPPQGYPSGILSIQIHNITGLEVAKLNRDRSTDSNSGGNQIEEEGEAGDGDAPDGYCTIILNHVQVYKTRTKPKNAHPFFNAGTERFIRDWKTAEVMISVRDSREGESDPLLGVVYLPLRKVFADRSQVMGTWPLAGGIGYGRVRVSMVWRSVKLNMVKEIGTGWEYGTLEVKAPIKPAGGLDQELMKKWNKIKIKTKIGKEKMHFSSEIDAWRPKRQSKENVFVGVSNRYATSLVLEFKDKSKVMGEDAVALAVLWLGDIPDEEETTVRLKVWKGGKKQLKRARACADYEGLEDGEEPFSEVELTVRLWRGLSGYHKHIGGKSSNKSSCIRSVLEVLDTVNDEKMIDYYDDSESGSDSSSDSESSSSSDSDFGEDGGQGTPRKGDPNEEAEKRKMLRKAGQDSTTEYSSEEDGQSGNGNPIKPVKKAKTKIKKRASSLVDGKDGSDDDGKRGPISQLQDYKRHHKQLHRKHRGVMQWKAARSVGWMADKVKDGKSKVQGLVHHSDKEQGIETEV, from the coding sequence ATGGACGAGTTTGAAGAACGCGGCCCCCGCCGCGCCCATGGCGGTCCATACACATCCAAACACCCAGTCCCGACCATTAGAGGATACCGTGAACACCGTGCTGAGATCAAGCAGCGCCAGGAgcaggccgctgccaacgAAATCGAGGCCATTCCCACAGGTGACAACAATCCAGACGACCCAGACGACAACACGACCCATCCAGCCGCCGGTGGCATCGACTCAGCAAACGGCAATACTGATTTGAAGTCCAAAGGCAAGCGAGCCTATCAATCCATCAAAACCATCGCCAAAGATGAGGATCAAAACAGTGACAAGCAAACGCCCTACCGGTCAGTCAATCGACACACCATCCCACAAGACGAAAGAGAGGCACTCAAACAGCAATCAGATGCCGATGAAACTTCCGGCCAAGAGACAGCAACTGACGGGGATGACGAGCTGGAAACTGATCCAAAGGAAAAGTCCGCAACAGAAACCGCGGCTGCGACTATCTCACCGAAAGAAAAGCGCAAAGCGATGAAGAAGGCACACAAGGGGAAGAAGCGAAGAAAGGGAAGAAAGGTTACCGATCCGGTGACGCATTTACCGGTGGTGATTCACGACATGACGGACGGGGATTTGAAAGCCGTGGGGTCGGACTCAGGGGTGTCGGGGTTAtcaagtgatgatgagggtggagatgaggagctgATGCAGGGACTGTTCCCGCCGCCGGACTTGAAGCACACGAAGAAGGAGTTGGGTAGGGTATACAGGAAGGCGGTGAGTGTCTACGGCATCGCCATTGGGGTGATTCtcgggttggtggtgttagGCCTAGGGTGGGGAGCGGTCCTTGAACAACGACAGAACTGGACACAGTCCGCTTTCATCACAGCAACCGCCGTCATTGCAGTCACAGCTCTTGCTACCATCGGACTCGCGCAAGGTCTCTCATTCTGGATCTCGAAGAAAGTCGACCAAATTCTAGAAGATCAAGTTTGGGACGCGGATCGAGAACAAGAGATGTCGCTAAACAACAGATCATCCGATAATCTACCCGAGTCTGTTGCCTGGCTCAACTCGCTGCTCGGTTCCATTTGGCCACTCATCAACCCCGACCTATTTGCCTCCCTGGTCGATACACTGGAAGATGTCATGcaagcctccctccccagaGTCATCAGGATGGTGAGTGTGGATGACATCGGTCAAGGCAGCGAAGGTGTGCGCATCTTGGGTGTCAAATGGCTGCCCACGGCCAAAGCAGCCGAGTCAGTGAGCCATGacgatggggatggagaagaagaaatggaagccgaggaaggggatTTTGTCAACTTGGAACTGGCATTTGCATACCGGGCGCAGAAGTCGGGGAAGACGATCAAGTCCAAGGCGAAAAACGCCCACCTGTACCTCAAATTCTACCTGCCTGGTGGGCTGGCTGTGCCTGTTTGGGTGGAactgaaggggttggtgggtgtgaTGAGGTTCAGGCTGCAGCTTACCCCTGATCCGCCATTCTTTGAGCTCTGCACTCTCACCTTCTTGGGGCAACCCAGGGCGGACATCTCTTGTGTACCGCTGTCGAAGCACAGTCTCAACCTTATGAACGTGCCCTTGATCTCGGGATTCGTGCAGTCGGCTATGGATGCAGCATTGGCGGAATACGTTGCTCCCAAGTCACTGACGCTGAACCTCAAGGACATGCTTGTCGGGGACGATTTCAAGAAGGATACCGTCTCCAGGGGCGTCGTGGCGGTGCATATCGATCGGGCCAGGGGGTTCAAAGAGGGTGATAGTGGCTTGGGTCTTATCAAGCCCGGGTCCAGCGATTCGTATGTCTCGGTTTCTTGGGGAAAGTTTGGGAAGCCGGTTGGTTCGACGCGAATCATCAAGAGCGACCAATCGCCAAACTGGAACGAGTGGATATTTGTGCTGGTATCGCCAGATGAGATCAACGCGGAGGAAACACTCAGGATTCAGCTCTGGGACTCGGACAAGCATACCGCCGATGACGATTTGGGAAAGGTGGAAGTGACTCTGAAGGAGTTGATGCACGGCCAAGACACGAGAAATAAGATGTgtgagagggaggatgacCTGCACGCGGACGATCCTGACGAGAAGCTGCCGGGGCAGTTGAAGTGGTCGGTGGGGTACTTTTCCAAGGCACATATCCAACAGTGCCAACTTGACCGACAAACCGTCGACCCATCGATTCGGACCGTTGAGGAtctgaagaagaaaaccaagGAGCAGACAAAGCACAAGCTGAGAGAGGCGCTTGACGCCAGCTCAAAAGAAGAAACGGACGAACTAGCCCAGCAAGAGGTACAGGATCTGAAAGAGATGGAGGATATGATGATCatctctgctcctcccccacaagGATATCCGAGCGGAATCTTGAGTATCCAGATTCACAACATCACGGGGCTGGAGGTGGCCAAGCTCAACCGCGACCGTTCGACCGATTCAAATTCGGGCGGAAACCAgattgaggaagaaggggaggctGGGGACGGGGATGCACCCGACGGCTACtgcaccatcatcctcaaccatgTCCAGGTGTACAAGACCAGAACGAAGCCTAAAAATGCGCAtcccttcttcaacgccgGAACGGAGCGGTTTATCAGGGACTGGAAGACTGCCGAGGTTATGATCTCTGTCAGAGATAGCCGAGAAGGGGAGAGCGATCCTCTTTTGGGAGTGGTGTACCTGCCATTGCGAAAGGTCTTTGCCGACAGGAGCCAAGTCATGGGAACATGGCCTCTTGCGGGTGGGATCGGCTATGGCCGTGTCAGGGTCAGCATGGTCTGGAGGAGCGTGAAGCTGAACATGGTCAAGGAAATTGGGACCGGATGGGAGTATGGGACTCTGGAGGTCAAAGCACCCATCAAGCCTGCGGGTGGTTTGGATCAGGAGCTCATGAAGAAGTGGAACAAAATAAAGATCAAGACCAAGAttggaaaggaaaagatgCACTTCTCTTCAGAAATTGACGCGTGGAGACCCAAGAGACAGAGCAAGGAGAATGTCTTTGTCGGCGTTTCGAACCGATATGCAACTTCGTTAGTGCTTGAGTTCAAGGATAAGAGCAAGGTTATGGGAGAGGATGCCGTTGCCTTGGCTGTCTTGTGGCTGGGAGACATccccgatgaggaggagacgacTGTCAGGCTCAAAGTCTGGAAGGGCGGTAAAAAGCAGCTGAAGCGGGCAAGGGCGTGTGCCGATTATGAAGGACTGGAGGACGGCGAAGAGCCTTTCAGTGAAGTGGAGCTGACGGTCAGGTTGTGGAGAGGACTGAGCGGTTATCACAAGCATATTGGAGGAAAGTCAAGCAACAAATCATCATGTATCAGGAGCGTGCTGGAAGTCTTGGACACGGTGAATGACGAGAAGATGATTGACTATTATGATGACTCAGAGTCAGGGTCTGATTCCTCCTCAGACTCAGAGTCATCTTCCAGCTCAGATTCGGACTTTGGGGAAGACGGCGGTCAGGGTACACCACGAAAGGGAGATCCAAATGAGGAAGCTGAGAAGCGAAAGATGCTTCGCAAGGCGGGCCAGGATAGTACGACTGAGTACTCttcagaagaagacggaCAGTCGGGAAATGGAAACCCCATCAAGCCTGTCAAGAAGGCAAAAACAAAGATCAAGAAGCGAGCGTCATCGTTGGTGGATGGAAAGGACGGcagcgatgatgatgggaaacGGGGGCCGATTTCTCAGCTGCAGGACTACAAGAGGCATCACAAGCAGCTTCACCGCAAACACAGAGGTGTCATGCAGTGGAAGGCCGCTAGGTCGGTGGGTTGGATGGCGGACAAGGtcaaggatgggaagagcAAAGTTCAGGGGCTCGTGCATCATAGTGATAAGGAGCAGGGGATTGAGACCGAGGTGTAG
- a CDS encoding hypothetical protein (EggNog:ENOG503NUSR; COG:C): MDSSKPQYSLRRVGHPFTKDYQVYFERNADKIAVSPFHDIPLHHDEARNVFNMVVEVPRWTNAKFEISRGKSMNPITQDTLDGNPRFTRSCFPYKGYIWNYGALPQTWEDPHYTDPDTDAKGDNDPIDACEIGRAIAKTGDVKQVKILGVLGLLDEGETDWKLIVIDVTDPLADKLHDISDVEKHLPGLLDATRDWFRIYMVPNGYPPNEYALEGKFMDKAYALKVVKECSEAWRRLVHGKVEKGGISLHNTTLSGTPGKLDPKDVGLPTDENLSPAPVPQELEEWFYVDRERLEDDKKLVHGDDSLCITLDLA; encoded by the exons ATGGACTCGTCCAAACCACAATACTCGCTCCGCCGAGTCGGccaccccttcaccaaggaCTACCAGGTCTATTTTGAGCGCAATGCCGACAAAATCGCTGTTTCTCCATTCCATGACATCCCACTGCATCACGATGAAGCCCGGAACGTGTTCAATATGGTGGTTGAAGTGCCAAGATGGACGAATGCCAAGTTTGAG ATATCAAGAGGCAAGAGCATGAACCCCATCACACAAGACACGTTGGATGGAAACCCACGATTCACGAGAAGTTGCTTTCCTTACAAAGGGTACATATGGAACTATGGTGCTCTTCCTCAG ACATGGGAAGACCCGCACTACACAGACCCCGACACTGATGCCAAGGGTGATAATGATCCCATCGACGCCTGTGAGATCGGCCGTGCGATAGCGAAAACTGGAGACGTCAAACAAGTGAAGATTCTTGGAGTCCTAGGCCTGCTGGATGAAGGCGAAACAGACTGGAAGCTGATTGTTATCGATGTGACTGACCCGTTGGCCGACAAATTGCACGACATTAGCGACGTAGAGAAGCATCTGCCGGGACTGTTGGATGCGACAAGAGACTGGTTCAGGATCTACATGGTTCCTAATGGGTACCCTCCGAATGAATATGCGTTGGAGGGCAAGTTCATGGACAAGGCCTACGCCCTCAAGGTTGTGAAGGAGTGCAGTGAGGCGTGGAGAAGATTGGTGCATGGGaaggttgagaaggggggtatCTCACT ACACAACACAACTCTGTCAGGCACACCTGGAAAGTTGGATCCCAAGGATGTCGGTTTGCCGACTGATGAGAATCTCTCTCCTGCGCCGGTTCCGCAAGAATTGGAGGAGTGGTTCTATGTTGACCGAGAAAGACTTGAAGATGACAAGAAACTCGTGCATGGGGATGATAGCTTGTGCATTACATTGGACCTGGCATAG